From the genome of Blautia pseudococcoides, one region includes:
- a CDS encoding condensation domain-containing protein has product MKEKFGKPLYPLTAAQKLHFFYQKYCPKKQVLNIGTSLTIQQSLDFGALKEAVYQAYARCESMRLRFTQDEDGKVYQYIADREERDIAFFDFTGWQECHAMDKMKEWTSVPFERFDSPLNRVVMIITPDGFQGIYLLVDHMTMDAQSLILFLKDVIEIYANMKYEGMEYPKEMKSYIEQLKKDLEYEMDSKAKKRDTEFFEKMISSSEPIFNSIFGPGKLEAERETEKNPDLRAVTNVSDNVDANIITFQLESDPSERLMRFCEEHHISMVCLLMMGLRTYLQKVNGNDDVSINTTVARRATLSEKKCGGTRIHCFPFRTVVEKNDTFMEGLKKIRDGQNQIFRHANFDPTAFYAYRNKYYKLKSGQTYEPLSLTYQPLTLKGKGLERLENIRYKSAWYSNGAAAHALYLTVMHRAEDNGMNFNFEHQTGVVHFEDLQYLYYYLCRIIFKGVENPEMTVGEIIESV; this is encoded by the coding sequence ATGAAAGAGAAGTTTGGCAAACCACTGTATCCGTTGACCGCAGCACAGAAGCTGCACTTTTTCTACCAGAAATACTGCCCGAAAAAGCAGGTATTGAATATCGGCACCAGCCTAACCATTCAGCAGAGTCTGGACTTTGGCGCGCTGAAGGAAGCCGTTTACCAGGCGTATGCCAGATGCGAGTCCATGCGGCTGCGTTTTACACAGGATGAGGACGGCAAGGTGTATCAGTACATTGCCGACAGGGAAGAGAGAGATATTGCATTCTTTGATTTCACCGGTTGGCAGGAGTGCCATGCAATGGATAAGATGAAAGAGTGGACTTCCGTTCCCTTTGAACGGTTTGATTCCCCGCTGAACCGGGTGGTCATGATCATCACACCGGATGGTTTCCAGGGGATTTATCTTCTGGTGGATCACATGACCATGGATGCCCAATCCCTGATCTTGTTTTTAAAAGATGTGATAGAAATTTATGCCAACATGAAATATGAGGGCATGGAATATCCAAAGGAGATGAAATCTTACATAGAGCAGTTGAAAAAAGACCTGGAATACGAGATGGATTCAAAGGCAAAGAAACGTGATACCGAGTTCTTTGAGAAGATGATCTCCTCCTCGGAACCTATTTTCAACAGCATTTTCGGTCCGGGCAAACTGGAGGCAGAGCGGGAAACGGAAAAGAACCCGGATTTAAGGGCAGTAACCAATGTTTCCGACAATGTGGATGCCAACATTATCACATTCCAACTGGAATCAGACCCCTCAGAACGGCTGATGCGGTTCTGTGAGGAGCACCATATTTCAATGGTGTGCCTGCTGATGATGGGGCTGCGCACATATCTGCAGAAGGTGAACGGCAATGATGATGTTTCCATCAACACCACAGTGGCAAGGAGGGCTACCTTGTCTGAAAAGAAATGCGGAGGCACCAGGATTCACTGCTTCCCGTTCCGCACTGTGGTGGAAAAGAATGACACGTTTATGGAGGGCCTGAAAAAAATCAGGGACGGACAGAACCAGATATTCCGCCATGCCAACTTCGACCCAACCGCTTTTTACGCGTACAGAAACAAGTATTATAAATTAAAATCAGGACAGACCTACGAACCGCTGAGCCTGACCTACCAGCCTTTGACCCTGAAGGGAAAGGGACTGGAACGCTTGGAGAATATCCGGTACAAATCCGCCTGGTACAGCAACGGCGCCGCGGCACATGCCCTTTACCTGACAGTTATGCACAGGGCTGAGGACAATGGCATGAACTTTAATTTTGAACACCAGACGGGTGTGGTACATTTTGAGGATTTGCAGTATCTCTATTACTACCTGTGCCGGATCATTTTCAAAGGTGTGGAAAATCCGGAGATGACAGTGGGAGAGATCATAGAGTCTGTTTGA
- a CDS encoding alpha/beta hydrolase, with the protein MSMNGWSLLLGAGAAAAAGEYGIASYFFRRTMLRQKATTKRTMDMAGTNWDRYMPKLKKMKEWMLKQEREDVYITSGDGLKLHGTYFPGQGGKKLVLCFHGYTSKGMSDYIGLSNYYLPGGYQMLLVDERAHGDSEGTYIGFGCLDREDAFLWIKYVEERFGSDCEIWLHGTSMGASTVLMTSGLKLPLQVKGIVSDCAFTTAWDVFEHVLKDQYHLPAYPILKISDSMCRKKAGYGLRQLSASEEVKKAKVPILFIHGDADTFVPCRMCYEIYKNCASKKNMLIVHGAGHVEAFYKEQALYEQKLTEFLETAGEAEVPAGKSFYVSDVTGEGSTGDAVPV; encoded by the coding sequence ATATCTATGAATGGATGGAGTTTGTTACTGGGAGCAGGAGCGGCGGCCGCTGCAGGGGAATATGGGATTGCATCTTACTTTTTCAGACGGACCATGCTTCGGCAGAAAGCCACAACCAAGAGAACTATGGATATGGCAGGCACCAACTGGGACCGCTACATGCCGAAGCTTAAAAAGATGAAAGAGTGGATGCTGAAACAGGAACGGGAGGATGTGTACATTACATCCGGTGACGGGCTGAAACTCCACGGAACGTATTTTCCGGGGCAGGGGGGCAAAAAGCTTGTGCTCTGTTTTCACGGCTATACCAGCAAAGGCATGAGTGACTACATAGGGCTGTCCAACTATTATCTGCCCGGAGGATATCAGATGCTTCTGGTGGACGAGAGGGCCCATGGGGACAGCGAAGGGACTTACATCGGATTCGGGTGCCTGGACAGGGAGGATGCATTTCTCTGGATCAAATATGTGGAGGAGCGCTTTGGCAGTGACTGTGAGATTTGGCTTCACGGCACTTCCATGGGGGCATCCACAGTGCTTATGACAAGCGGTTTGAAGCTTCCTCTGCAGGTAAAAGGGATAGTTTCCGACTGTGCGTTTACCACCGCCTGGGATGTTTTTGAGCATGTGCTGAAAGACCAGTACCATTTACCGGCTTATCCTATCCTGAAGATTTCCGACAGCATGTGCAGGAAAAAGGCGGGGTACGGACTGCGGCAGTTAAGCGCGTCCGAGGAGGTGAAGAAAGCAAAGGTTCCCATACTTTTTATCCACGGGGATGCGGATACCTTTGTTCCGTGCAGGATGTGTTATGAAATCTATAAAAACTGCGCATCAAAAAAGAACATGCTGATCGTACACGGGGCTGGCCACGTGGAAGCTTTCTATAAAGAACAGGCACTATATGAACAGAAGCTGACAGAGTTTCTGGAGACAGCAGGGGAGGCTGAGGTGCCTGCGGGAAAAAGCTTTTATGTATCGGATGTAACCGGAGAGGGAAGTACCGGGGACGCGGTTCCCGTGTAA
- a CDS encoding SCP2 sterol-binding domain-containing protein, producing the protein MTYQELVSEIRDIFMQADVSGIKEHIAYQFDIRGEAEGAFYAEVSEGKLYIEPYEYYDRDVLFITTADTLLNIAEGSMDAIAAFTQGKLQVEGSFDKALLLQNFSKQANREKKKQKKAEEKNLKTEIKQAKVEKAAEKKAAARPVTPVSVKRDDIIQPKGNTVKKPVKRLLKNK; encoded by the coding sequence ATGACTTATCAGGAATTAGTGAGTGAGATCAGAGACATTTTTATGCAGGCGGATGTGAGCGGGATCAAAGAGCACATAGCCTATCAGTTCGATATCCGGGGAGAGGCGGAAGGTGCCTTTTACGCGGAAGTTTCAGAGGGGAAGCTGTACATAGAGCCCTACGAATATTATGACAGGGATGTGCTGTTTATAACCACAGCGGATACCCTTTTGAACATTGCAGAGGGCAGCATGGATGCCATTGCAGCATTTACACAGGGAAAACTGCAGGTGGAGGGCAGCTTTGACAAGGCACTGCTGCTTCAGAACTTCTCAAAACAGGCCAACAGAGAAAAGAAAAAGCAGAAAAAGGCAGAGGAGAAAAACCTGAAGACTGAGATAAAGCAGGCTAAAGTAGAAAAAGCTGCAGAAAAGAAAGCCGCGGCCAGACCGGTCACCCCGGTGTCTGTGAAGAGGGATGATATCATACAGCCGAAGGGAAATACAGTCAAAAAACCGGTCAAAAGACTGCTGAAAAACAAATAA
- a CDS encoding TetR/AcrR family transcriptional regulator, translating to MQNNRKKDMILDAMQRLMNQTSARSISVSDVAKEAGIGKGSIYYYFKSKEEILEAVIERSYSSAIEKAKDLLDATDMDALTKMEVIFRTCRESSMELLRQETNNFFELQQSALLHQQYIRIMVRNLRPILADIIRQGNREGSMHCKSPEEVSEIVLITLTIKLDNHLTRDSREHTKKTLDVFTYMLETSFHIEKGKLAYLWED from the coding sequence ATGCAAAACAATAGAAAAAAGGATATGATCCTGGACGCAATGCAGCGATTGATGAACCAAACCAGCGCCCGGTCCATATCTGTCAGCGATGTTGCCAAAGAAGCCGGCATCGGAAAGGGAAGTATCTACTATTATTTCAAATCCAAGGAAGAAATACTGGAGGCTGTCATTGAACGCTCCTATTCCTCAGCCATAGAGAAAGCCAAAGACCTGCTGGATGCCACGGATATGGACGCCCTGACCAAAATGGAAGTCATTTTCCGCACCTGCCGGGAGTCTTCCATGGAACTTCTGCGTCAGGAGACAAACAATTTCTTCGAGCTGCAGCAAAGTGCCCTGCTGCACCAGCAGTACATACGCATTATGGTGAGAAACCTGCGCCCTATTCTGGCAGACATTATCCGCCAGGGCAACCGGGAGGGATCCATGCACTGCAAATCCCCGGAAGAAGTCTCTGAGATTGTTCTGATCACTCTCACCATCAAGCTGGACAACCATCTCACACGGGACAGCCGGGAACACACCAAAAAGACACTGGATGTCTTTACTTATATGCTGGAAACCAGCTTTCATATTGAAAAAGGAAAACTAGCCTATCTGTGGGAAGACTAG
- a CDS encoding DUF6783 domain-containing protein produces MFENGQRSPLRLPHRSQISHHIEQSSISIKCDAQLAESNFQTHSSLPTDRLVFLFQYESWFPAYK; encoded by the coding sequence GTGTTTGAAAACGGTCAACGCAGCCCGCTGCGCCTCCCTCATCGGAGTCAAATCTCACATCATATTGAGCAGAGCTCAATAAGCATAAAGTGTGACGCACAGCTTGCCGAAAGCAATTTTCAAACACACTCTAGTCTTCCCACAGATAGGCTAGTTTTCCTTTTTCAATATGAAAGCTGGTTTCCAGCATATAAGTAA
- a CDS encoding class I SAM-dependent methyltransferase, giving the protein MSVVIREDRGQYMQNLRDWLEQEKDVPLEEMSGFFKRRIGSYEEQMQTWKEAYVRIADWIGSDTKSILDLGCGTGLELESIFRKYPHICVTGIDMCSTMLEQLERKYGKKDIKLICGDYFQEPFEAAGYDMVISFESLHHFLPEEKRGLFEKIRAALRPGGKFLEGDYIACCEEEEVLLRRECGRKRKAGGILEGQFVHFDIPLTLEHETELLRQAGFSQVNVLDCIEGATFIEAVKHS; this is encoded by the coding sequence ATGTCTGTTGTTATAAGAGAGGACCGGGGGCAGTATATGCAGAATCTGCGGGACTGGCTGGAGCAGGAAAAAGATGTGCCCCTTGAGGAGATGTCCGGATTTTTTAAGCGGCGTATCGGGTCGTATGAGGAACAGATGCAGACCTGGAAGGAGGCTTATGTAAGGATTGCTGACTGGATAGGCAGTGATACAAAAAGTATACTGGATCTGGGCTGCGGAACAGGGTTGGAACTGGAATCTATTTTCCGGAAGTATCCCCATATCTGTGTGACAGGGATTGATATGTGCAGTACCATGCTGGAACAGTTGGAGCGCAAATACGGGAAAAAGGATATAAAGCTCATCTGCGGCGATTACTTTCAGGAGCCTTTTGAAGCGGCCGGTTATGATATGGTGATTTCTTTTGAATCCCTGCATCATTTCCTGCCTGAAGAAAAGAGAGGGCTGTTTGAAAAAATCCGGGCAGCGCTGAGGCCGGGAGGAAAATTTCTGGAGGGGGATTATATTGCCTGCTGTGAGGAGGAGGAAGTGCTTCTTCGCAGGGAATGCGGCAGAAAACGGAAGGCAGGGGGGATTTTGGAAGGGCAGTTTGTACATTTTGACATTCCCCTTACTTTGGAGCATGAGACAGAGCTTCTTCGGCAGGCAGGATTTTCCCAGGTAAATGTGCTGGACTGTATAGAAGGGGCAACATTTATAGAAGCAGTCAAACATTCGTAA